A region from the Bacteroidetes Order II. bacterium genome encodes:
- the wecB gene encoding UDP-N-acetylglucosamine 2-epimerase (non-hydrolyzing), producing the protein MKIVHVVGARPNFMKIAPVWKAISTLTDWIQTLVHTGQHYDDNMSTIFFNELGLPKPHVNLEVGGGTHAYQTGQVMILFEALMLKDRPDWVLVYGDVNSTAAASMVCAKLGIKVAHVEAGLRSFDREMPEEINRLVTDQLADLLLTPSLDGNYNLIREGIHPDKIHFVGNVMIDTLIQLKPLSDQQWVTLSKDLNIEKKCFILVTLHRPSNVDDAAQLTLLLASLEELSSNIKIIFPLHPRTRNRLVSQGYDFKRSSLHFIEPLGYLAFLALQAHAKVVVTDSGGVQEETTYLGVPCLTMRENTERPVTVTVGTNKLIGRDVHLMLQECQLVLNGTYKKGQIPLYWDGKVGARIVQALQLS; encoded by the coding sequence ATGAAAATCGTACATGTCGTAGGGGCACGCCCCAATTTTATGAAAATAGCCCCTGTTTGGAAAGCAATTTCTACTTTAACAGATTGGATCCAAACCCTTGTGCATACAGGACAACATTATGATGATAATATGTCCACTATTTTTTTTAATGAACTTGGTTTGCCTAAACCACATGTCAATTTAGAAGTAGGGGGTGGAACCCATGCTTATCAAACCGGACAGGTCATGATCTTATTCGAGGCTTTGATGCTCAAAGATCGCCCTGATTGGGTTTTGGTTTATGGAGATGTTAATTCCACAGCCGCCGCCTCTATGGTTTGTGCCAAACTCGGCATCAAAGTCGCCCATGTAGAAGCAGGGCTTCGCTCTTTTGATCGAGAAATGCCTGAAGAAATTAACCGATTGGTAACAGATCAATTGGCTGATTTACTCCTTACACCTTCATTAGATGGCAATTATAACCTGATAAGAGAAGGCATACATCCTGATAAAATTCATTTTGTTGGTAATGTAATGATAGACACGCTTATCCAGTTAAAACCACTTTCAGACCAGCAATGGGTTACACTAAGCAAAGACTTAAACATAGAAAAAAAATGCTTTATACTTGTAACGTTACACCGACCTTCAAATGTAGATGATGCAGCACAACTAACGCTTCTCTTAGCATCACTAGAGGAATTAAGCTCAAATATTAAGATCATTTTTCCTTTACATCCACGTACTCGCAATCGTTTAGTATCCCAAGGATATGACTTTAAAAGAAGTTCGCTTCATTTTATTGAACCTTTAGGTTATCTTGCTTTTCTTGCTTTGCAGGCTCACGCTAAAGTTGTTGTTACAGATTCTGGCGGTGTTCAAGAAGAAACAACCTATCTTGGCGTTCCTTGTCTTACGATGCGAGAAAATACAGAACGACCAGTAACCGTCACGGTTGGGACTAATAAACTTATTGGACGTGATGTACATCTAATGCTTCAAGAGTGCCAGCTTGTTCTTAATGGCACGTATAAAAAAGGTCAAATCCCGCTTTATTGGGATGGTAAAGTGGGCGCACGCATTGTCCAAGCGTTACAACTCTCTTAA
- a CDS encoding glycosyltransferase family 4 protein — protein sequence MFHTLLIHQGFVSPKEAGGTRHYEFARYITKRGNKFTVVASTRNYLSGKMTTAQVEGDLDGIMVLRAHTPSAHHKSFVWRVYGFLVFMLSSLWKALRVPSLDIIMGTSPPIFQAGSALVIAKLKRKPFLLEVRDLWPEFAIDMGVLKSVFLIKISRWFENFLYRNADHLLVNSPAYKTYLIEYGVPEHKVSFIPNGVDPEMFNTQGDASRYRKIWGIEEKFAVVYAGALGPANDIPTILQAAAKIQDTSNVFFVFVGDGKERTRSEALTATLNLKNVKFVGGLPKSEMADVLAAADVTIATLQNIPMFTTTYPNKVFDYLAAGKPIIFNIDGVIREVVEKADAGLFVPPGDSDALAKAILTLEHKQGELTEMGQRGKQYVAKNFNRNDHAKAFLALLNKLAQRRT from the coding sequence ATGTTTCATACCCTCCTTATTCACCAAGGTTTTGTATCTCCTAAAGAGGCAGGAGGAACACGCCATTATGAATTTGCACGATACATTACAAAACGAGGAAATAAGTTTACGGTTGTCGCCAGTACACGTAACTACTTAAGTGGTAAGATGACGACGGCACAAGTTGAAGGCGACTTGGATGGCATAATGGTTTTGCGTGCCCATACACCAAGTGCACACCATAAAAGTTTTGTTTGGCGCGTATATGGTTTCTTAGTTTTTATGCTTTCCTCTTTATGGAAAGCCTTACGCGTCCCCAGTTTAGATATTATCATGGGAACATCCCCCCCCATTTTTCAAGCAGGCTCCGCGTTAGTTATTGCAAAACTAAAAAGAAAACCCTTCTTATTAGAAGTCCGAGATTTATGGCCTGAGTTTGCAATAGATATGGGTGTTTTAAAAAGCGTATTTTTAATTAAAATATCTCGTTGGTTTGAAAATTTTTTGTATAGAAATGCGGATCATCTGTTAGTAAATTCTCCTGCCTATAAAACATATCTTATCGAATATGGTGTACCAGAGCATAAGGTAAGTTTTATTCCCAATGGCGTTGACCCTGAAATGTTTAATACTCAAGGCGATGCAAGTCGTTATCGCAAAATATGGGGCATTGAAGAGAAGTTTGCGGTTGTTTATGCAGGCGCATTAGGGCCCGCAAATGATATCCCAACGATCTTACAAGCTGCGGCTAAAATTCAAGATACATCGAACGTTTTTTTTGTCTTTGTAGGGGATGGTAAAGAGCGTACACGATCTGAAGCTCTTACAGCAACATTGAATCTAAAAAATGTTAAATTTGTAGGTGGCTTACCAAAGTCTGAAATGGCTGATGTTTTAGCTGCGGCAGATGTAACTATCGCAACCCTGCAAAATATTCCAATGTTTACAACAACTTATCCCAATAAGGTTTTTGATTATTTGGCAGCAGGAAAACCGATTATATTTAATATTGATGGGGTAATTCGAGAGGTTGTGGAAAAAGCTGATGCGGGACTTTTTGTTCCTCCTGGCGATTCAGATGCCTTGGCAAAAGCCATTTTAACTTTAGAACATAAGCAAGGTGAACTAACAGAAATGGGACAGCGTGGTAAACAATATGTTGCAAAGAATTTCAACAGAAATGATCATGCAAAAGCTTTTTTAGCCTTATTAAACAAGTTGGCTCAGAGACGTACATAA
- a CDS encoding sugar transferase → MKRAFDIIVSLVALIVLAPFILLLAACVTYKIGAPVLFAQDRPGYKGKIFRMYKFRTMTNERDASGALLPDAQRMTPIGRFLRSTSLDELPELWNVLKGEMSLVGPRPLLAQYLAYYSSEQARRHNVKPGITGWAQVNGRNAITWEEKFKLDTWYVDHQSLALDIKILWMTIVKVFNRDGISAVGHETMPLFTGSHYD, encoded by the coding sequence ATGAAACGAGCGTTTGATATTATAGTGTCTCTGGTTGCACTCATTGTTCTTGCTCCATTCATTTTACTTTTGGCAGCCTGTGTCACTTATAAAATTGGGGCGCCTGTTTTATTTGCCCAAGACCGCCCCGGCTATAAGGGAAAAATATTTAGAATGTACAAGTTCCGAACGATGACAAATGAGCGAGATGCTTCAGGTGCTTTATTACCAGATGCCCAGCGGATGACCCCTATAGGACGTTTTTTACGTAGTACTAGTTTAGACGAACTTCCAGAACTATGGAATGTACTAAAGGGTGAAATGAGTTTGGTAGGGCCTCGTCCATTACTCGCACAGTATCTTGCTTATTACTCATCAGAACAAGCAAGAAGGCATAATGTAAAACCCGGTATTACAGGGTGGGCACAAGTAAATGGACGTAATGCTATTACCTGGGAAGAAAAGTTTAAGTTAGATACATGGTATGTAGATCATCAGTCTTTAGCGCTTGATATTAAAATACTTTGGATGACAATTGTCAAAGTTTTTAATAGGGACGGTATTAGTGCAGTAGGACATGAGACAATGCCATTATTTACAGGATCACACTATGACTAA
- a CDS encoding acyltransferase: protein MTDLPWWRLFDLVKGVLRSFIWFRKASLKHISAIHSGARIKEWKGSVMLGHKCELHERVMISATGTPEKKALVQIGNQTTIWYNTVISARHEIIIGDNCAISWNCTIIDDDMHTIVYPSNYTPKERGNFVHLGNRVWLGANVTVLKGVTIADDVIVAAGSVVTKDLASKWIYAGNPAKPIAQVETWY from the coding sequence TTGACAGACCTGCCTTGGTGGAGGCTTTTTGATCTTGTAAAAGGTGTACTAAGATCTTTTATATGGTTTCGCAAAGCATCTTTAAAACATATTTCAGCCATTCATTCAGGGGCTAGAATTAAAGAGTGGAAGGGAAGTGTCATGCTGGGGCATAAATGTGAGCTACATGAACGCGTGATGATTTCTGCAACAGGTACACCAGAAAAAAAAGCATTGGTTCAAATTGGTAACCAAACAACAATTTGGTACAACACGGTCATTAGTGCAAGGCATGAGATTATTATAGGTGACAATTGCGCTATTTCATGGAACTGCACAATTATTGATGATGACATGCACACAATAGTTTACCCGTCTAATTATACACCTAAAGAACGCGGAAACTTTGTCCACTTAGGAAATCGAGTTTGGCTTGGAGCAAATGTAACCGTCTTAAAGGGTGTAACCATTGCAGATGATGTGATTGTAGCCGCAGGTTCTGTTGTTACAAAAGATTTGGCTTCCAAGTGGATTTATGCTGGAAACCCCGCAAAACCCATTGCACAAGTAGAGACGTGGTACTAA
- a CDS encoding acetyltransferase translates to MTKLVIIGAGGHGKEVADILLAQHKESTTTVVAGFIDEDPAKYGAYINGLQVLGNTNWLFTQPIHAYKVVVAIGNLQVLKKVVTEIKQHGIALTTAISPDALVSPSAQVGDGSILFPHTSIGANVQIGECVTLNVGTSVSHDSIIGKYTGLNPGVRCAGSVQIGEGAYIGIGTSIIQGRKIGSWSTIGAGAVVIRDIPDHVTAVGIPAKVIKSNK, encoded by the coding sequence ATGACAAAACTTGTAATTATTGGTGCAGGAGGACATGGTAAAGAGGTTGCAGACATCTTACTTGCACAACATAAAGAGAGCACAACTACCGTAGTTGCAGGTTTTATAGACGAAGATCCCGCCAAATACGGAGCCTATATAAACGGATTACAAGTACTTGGTAATACTAACTGGCTCTTCACACAGCCCATTCATGCTTATAAGGTGGTTGTGGCGATAGGGAATTTACAGGTACTAAAAAAAGTTGTCACTGAAATTAAGCAGCACGGCATTGCCCTTACAACTGCCATTTCTCCAGACGCACTTGTTTCACCTTCTGCCCAAGTTGGTGATGGGAGTATTTTATTTCCTCACACTTCTATTGGTGCAAACGTTCAAATTGGAGAATGTGTAACCTTAAATGTTGGGACAAGCGTAAGCCATGATAGTATAATTGGTAAGTACACAGGGTTAAATCCTGGGGTAAGATGTGCAGGGAGTGTTCAAATTGGAGAGGGGGCCTATATCGGCATTGGTACCAGTATCATCCAAGGACGTAAAATAGGATCATGGAGTACGATAGGCGCAGGCGCAGTTGTCATTAGAGATATTCCTGATCATGTAACAGCGGTAGGTATTCCCGCGAAGGTGATTAAAAGCAATAAATAA